The following are encoded together in the Daphnia magna isolate NIES linkage group LG8, ASM2063170v1.1, whole genome shotgun sequence genome:
- the LOC123475258 gene encoding hybrid signal transduction histidine kinase G-like, whose translation MAKHSKSKRSRKSSSSSSSDSDSSSSSASSSKSFSSTFSDIIKLKSKRFEVSKRKSSVLANWIVKGLGEKNLKAAREAYRPDVKRDKKASVSASELFTNPKLDETFYAALKSTKNSNASMPNIDQLEKVYRKQTDVVLDMAKPLLFLLERKSKRSDKDTKALKTLSLLWAHLFREITHSRRLNILSQTHPNHIGLLSRAAEKLPVGGEDLFGTEFVNELISQVKTASLMNSSAAGPSATSTPGKRKRSPPPLQDSRKDKSNYSFDRGYNNGYRGRKKGRDNNNNSGNFNNNDSSFNKK comes from the exons ATGGCTAAGCATAGTAAGTCAAAGCGTTCTCGTAAGTCGAGTTCAAGTTCGAGTTCCGACTCTGACTCATCTTCGAGTTCCGCATCATCATCTAAATCTTTCTCAAGCACCTTTTCAGACATTATTAAATTAAAGTCGAAAAGATTTGAAGTTAGCAAACGTAAGTCGTCGGTCCTCGCCAATTGGATTGTGAAGGGCTTAGGTGAGAAGAACCTTAAGGCGGCTAGAGAGGCGTACAGACCTGACGTCAAGCGTGACAAAAAGGCTAGTGTCAGTGCCTCTGAACTGTTCACGAACCCGAAATTGGACGAGACTTTTTACGCGGCCCTTAAATCTACAAAGAATTCGAATGCATCGATGCCCAACATTGATCAGCTGGAAAAAGTGTACCGAAAGCAGACGGACGTCGTCCTGGACATGGCCaaacctcttctttttcttcttgagaGGAAAAGTAAGAGAAGCGACAAGGACACCAAAGCATTAAAGACGCTGTCACTACTCTGGGCCCATCTTTTTCGTGAGATTACCCACTCCAGACGTCTCAACATCCTCTCCCAGACTCACCCAAACCACATCGGCCTACTTTCCCGTGCAGCAGAGAAACTCCCTGTTGGCGGCGAGGACCTTTTTGGAACAGAGTTCGTGAACGAACTCATCTCCCAAGTCAAAACTGCTTCTTTGATGAATAGTTCTGCAGCGGGGCCATCAGCTACTTCAACACCTGGGAAACGTAAACGTTCACCTCCCCCTTTACAAGACTCTCGCAAGGATAAGAGTAACTACAGCTTCGACCG TGGATACAATAACGGTTACCGCGGCCGGAAGAAGGGAcgagacaacaacaacaattcaGGCAACTTCAATAACAACGACTCAAGTTTCAACAAGAAGTGA
- the LOC116935694 gene encoding uncharacterized protein LOC116935694, which yields MICTKTTIYFAVICSQMFLTISARSTGNNVDLGKIVHGSTKEDPFSSGAFSPDLKDTNHSSVFTTNGKTAFAADKRKGKFFGITTTGTTGNNLQLGLSFIVPFLNIPFGASSTSSYYGSNYATTPSYGTSTSLLGLNSGSIIYAVIIGLVAIVLIPLFIYSFTGVSTSPYGRSDDIDSILTNMVSRIDDALQNQYNVDASSCLQRALCTHIASSTRRMSEGTAGSIDNIIDGFASGTYFSTLLSGTKIEEAIRQAKNGETCNKYFTKCPYSLDSLNHSLTDYAEKYVMSQANIDDQLYSFNDVSLE from the exons atgatctgtaccaagactACCATTTATTTTGCTGTTATCTGCAGTCAAATGTTTTTAACAATTTCTGCGCGTAGCACCGGGAACAA TGTCGATTTAGGTAAAATCGTTCACGGCTCTACAAAGGAAGATCCTTTTTCTTCTGGCGCTTTTTCACCTGACCTCAAGGATACAAATCACTCGTCAGTTTTCACTACTAATGGTAAAACGGCGTTTGCTGCAGacaaaaggaaaggaaaattcTTTGGAATCACTACGACTGGAACCACGGGGAATAATCTACAA CTTGGATTATCCTTTATAG TGCCATTCCTAAACATCCCATTTGGAGCAAGCAGCACATCATCGTATTATGGCTCCAACTATGCAACTACGCCATCGTATGGAACAAGCACAAGTCTTCTCGGTTTAAACTCAGGCAGCATAATATACGCCGTGATAATTGGATTGGTAGCAATAGTACTTATCccactttttatttattctttcaCGGGAGTTAGCACCTCACCATATGGACGAA GTGACGACATTGATAGCATTTTAACGAATATGGTATCTCGGATTGACGATGCGCTTCAAAATCAGTATAATGTTGATGCGTCTAGTTGCTTACAACGTGCCCTTTGTACTCATATTGCATCATCGACAAGGAGAATGTCTGAGGGAACAGCTGGTTCAATTGATAACATTATTGATGGTTTTGCTTC GGGCACGTATTTTAGTACCTTGCTATCGGGCACCAAAATTGAGGAAGCAATTCGTCAAGCAAAAAATGGTGAAACTTGCAACAAATATTTTACAAAATGCCCATATAGTCTGGATTCTCTCAATCATTCTCTGACCGATTATGCTGAGAAATATGTCATGAGCCAGGCAAACATAGACGATCAATTGTATTCTTTTAATGATGTTTCCTTGGAGTAA